A genome region from Arachis duranensis cultivar V14167 chromosome 6, aradu.V14167.gnm2.J7QH, whole genome shotgun sequence includes the following:
- the LOC107493959 gene encoding LOW QUALITY PROTEIN: protein ABSCISIC ACID-INSENSITIVE 5 (The sequence of the model RefSeq protein was modified relative to this genomic sequence to represent the inferred CDS: deleted 1 base in 1 codon), which produces MVVAEAEMNNNSQGEVQSPVIQVGEQQAGKNNHHPFSSLGRQSSIYSLTLDEFQHTLCESGKNFGSMNMDEFLSSIWNAEENQAIVNSSNNITNNNTPLGEASSAMMREQQQSLHRQGSLTIPAPLSRKTVEEVWSEIHNKVEQTQQQQQHHHQQSKSSNSNGAMHTEITYRQPTFGEMTLEDFLVKAGVVREQCAMPGIPQPLAASHHHHHPHHQQQQYGVYSGNNSAAMAPSSFVGRTIIGGGAVVAAASPYQAEPSGYPGSSGKRDGGGGAYPTPGSAGGVCFEKVVERRQRRMIKNRESAARSRARKQAYTVELEAELNQLREENAQLKQALAEFEKRRKQQCCEEEMNVRVQTKAQKATEKLRALRRNQSCPL; this is translated from the exons ATGGTGGTAGCAGAGGCGGAGATGAACAACAACTCCCAGGGAGAAGTGCAATCGCCGGTAATCCAAGTGGGAGAGCAGCAAGCCGGGAAGAACAACCACCACCCATTCTCCTCCCTCGGGAGACAATCATCCATATATTCTCTGACCTTAGATGAGTTCCAGCACACACTGTGTGAGAGTGGCAAGAACTTCGGATCCATGAACATGGACGAGTTTCTTAGTAGCATATGGAATGCAGAAGAGAACCAAGCCATAGTAAACTCTTCTAACAACATCACCAATAATAACACACCACTAGGTGAAGCTTCTTCTGCAATGATGAGGGAACAGCAGCAGAGTCTCCATCGGCAAGGATCACTCACTATTCCTGCGCCTTTAAGCCGGAAAACCGTGGAGGAGGTTTGGTCTGAAATACATAATAAAGTGGAACAGACTCAGCAGCAACAGCAGCACCATCATCAGCAGAGCAAGAGCAGCAACAGCAATGGCGCCATGCATACAGAGATTACTTATCGCCAGCCAACCTTTGGGGAGATGACTTTGGAGGATTTCTTGGTCAAAGCAGGGGTAGTTCGGGAACAATGTGCAATGCCGGGGATACCACAACCACTAGCAGCTTctcatcaccatcaccatcctCATCATCAGCAGCAGCAGTATGGGGTGTATTCTGGTAACAACTCTGCAGCAATGgctccttcttcttttgttgGAAGGACTATTATCGGTGGTGGTGCTGTGGTTGCGGCTGCTTCGCCGTACCAGGCAGAGCCTTCTGGATACCCTGGGAGTAGTGGCAAGAGGGATGGTGGCGGCGGAGCATACCCTACACCGGGTTCCGCCGGCGGGGTTTGCT TCGAGAAGGTCGTCGAGCGACGGCAGCGGAGGATGATTAAGAACAGAGAATCTGCTGCTAGATCCAGAGCCAGAAAACAG GCGTACACAGTTGAATTAGAAGCAGAACTCAACCAACTGAGAGAAGAGAACGCCCAACTTAAACAGGCGCTG GCCGAGTTcgagaagagaagaaagcaaCAG TGTTGTGAGGAGGAAATGAACGTTAGAGTTCAAACCAAAGCTCAGAAGGCAACAGAGAAATTGAGAGCATTGAGAAGGAACCAAAGTTGTCCTTTGTGA